One stretch of Tribolium castaneum strain GA2 chromosome 5, icTriCast1.1, whole genome shotgun sequence DNA includes these proteins:
- the LOC660991 gene encoding insulin-like growth factor-binding protein complex acid labile subunit isoform X1, whose product MDINGLLYKNRRKCDSMSFHRLRSSAMRSINLDKMLLFFPLLLLITPINGMSGVGCPMGCVCNDETYVVLCERNKLDVLPITLNPAIQRLVLRNNKIKTVDAAFQFYKDLQYVDLSNNHLVNIPTKSFIYQEKLQELHLNKNKLSSINNKTFQGLKSLTVLNLRENFLEELPQGLFSIMPKLEELNLGQNRISKIDPLAFDGLTALRVLYLDDNALSSVPTSSFSVLGSLAELHVGLNAFSSLPDDAFKGLGKLSVLDLSSAGLSNMSNNAFRGLTGLRSLNLVDNKLQRIPTAQLSHLSRLEELSIGQNEFTTVEKNSFKGLSNLRKLDITGAPNLQKVEKGAFSDNLNLEFIVLASNKKLEELEEGALVGLPNLKHLVLKDNSFKALSESMVSWNELRSLEMTDNPIVCDCHLLWLSNLISMKNLSNVQCSMPLALRERPLRTLSPDDLGCSFRDPRQQAILVTLCVSAVVLLGGLGLFLFRYRQRVREALKDYKWNKRAISRKEHEYQKTFSDDDYIVRSAQQGIKPIPVTEL is encoded by the exons ATGGATATTAACGGATTGCTTTACAAAAACAGGAGAAAATGCGACAGC ATGAGTTTCCACCGCCTGAGGTCATCAGCGATGCGGAGCATAAACTTGGATAAAATG CTGCTGTTTTTTCCCCTCCTGCTACTCATAACACCAATCAATGGCATGAGCGGCGTCGGTTGTCCCATGGGATGCGTCTGCAACGACGAAACATACGTGGTTCTGTGCGAAAGAAACAAACTAGACGTGCTACCAATCACCCTGAATCCAGCCATTCAAAGACTTGTGTTAaggaacaataaaattaaaacagtggATGCCGCGTTCCAGTTTTACAAAGACTTGCAATACGTCGATTTATCAAACAATCACTTGGTGAACATTCCGACCAAGAGCTTTATTTATCAAGAGAAGCTGCAGGAACTTCACttgaacaaaaacaaattgtcGTCGATTAATAACAAGACGTTTCAAGGCCTGAAATCGTTGACGGTTTTGAACTTGCGGGAAAACTTCCTGGAGGAGTTACCACAAGGTTTGTTCTCAATTATGCCCAAACTGGAGGAACTCAATCTTGGCCAGAACCGCATCTCGAAGATTGATCCTCTGGCCTTTGACGGGCTGACGGCACTAAGAGTACTCTACCTGGACGATAATGCCTTAAGCTCGGTACCCACTTCGTCGTTTAGTGTCCTGGGGAGTTTAGCTGAGCTACATGTGGGGCTAAATGCCTTTTCGTCGCTCCCTGATGATGCGTTCAAGGGACTTGGCAAATTGTCAGTGCTTGATTTGAGCAGTGCTGGGCTTTCGAATATGAGCAACAATGCCTTCCGTGGCTTAACTGGACTGAGGAGTTTAAATTTGGTTGATAATAAACTCCAACGTATTCCGACTGCTCAGTTGAGTCATTTGTCGAGGTTAGAAGAGTTAAGTATTGGTCAGAATGAGTTTACTACGGTGGAAAAGAACTCGTTTAAGGGTTTGAGCAACTTGCGGAAGTTGGATATAACTGGTGCTCCGAATTTGCAAAAAGTTGAGAAAGGTGCTTTTAGTGATAACCTGAACTTAGAATTTATCGTGTTAGCCAGTAATAAGAAGCTAGAAGAGTTGGAAGAAGGTGCACTTGTTGGTTTACCCAACTTGAAACACCTGGTCCTGAAGGACAATTCCTTCAAGGCTCTTTCGGAGTCAATGGTGTCTTGGAACGAGTTGAGGTCGCTGGAGATGACCGACAACCCTATAGTTTGCGACTGCCATTTGCTCTGGTTGAGCAATTTAATCTCGATGAAGAACTTGAGCAACGTTCAGTGTTCGATGCCTTTGGCGCTGCGCGAGCGCCCGCTGCGGACTCTGAGTCCGGACGACTTGGGGTGTTCGTTTCGAGACCCCCGGCAGCAGGCCATCCTGGTGACGTTGTGCGTGAGTGCGGTGGTGCTGTTGGGGGGCCTGGGGCTGTTCCTGTTCCGGTACCGGCAGCGCGTGCGCGAGGCCCTGAAGGACTACAAGTGGAACAAGCGGGCCATCAGCCGGAAGGAGCACGAGTACCAGAAGACCTTCTCCGACGATGACTACATCGTGCGCTCGGCCCAGCAGGGCATCAAGCCGATCCCGGTGACGGAGTTGTAG
- the LOC660991 gene encoding insulin-like growth factor-binding protein complex acid labile subunit isoform X2, which produces MSFHRLRSSAMRSINLDKMLLFFPLLLLITPINGMSGVGCPMGCVCNDETYVVLCERNKLDVLPITLNPAIQRLVLRNNKIKTVDAAFQFYKDLQYVDLSNNHLVNIPTKSFIYQEKLQELHLNKNKLSSINNKTFQGLKSLTVLNLRENFLEELPQGLFSIMPKLEELNLGQNRISKIDPLAFDGLTALRVLYLDDNALSSVPTSSFSVLGSLAELHVGLNAFSSLPDDAFKGLGKLSVLDLSSAGLSNMSNNAFRGLTGLRSLNLVDNKLQRIPTAQLSHLSRLEELSIGQNEFTTVEKNSFKGLSNLRKLDITGAPNLQKVEKGAFSDNLNLEFIVLASNKKLEELEEGALVGLPNLKHLVLKDNSFKALSESMVSWNELRSLEMTDNPIVCDCHLLWLSNLISMKNLSNVQCSMPLALRERPLRTLSPDDLGCSFRDPRQQAILVTLCVSAVVLLGGLGLFLFRYRQRVREALKDYKWNKRAISRKEHEYQKTFSDDDYIVRSAQQGIKPIPVTEL; this is translated from the exons ATGAGTTTCCACCGCCTGAGGTCATCAGCGATGCGGAGCATAAACTTGGATAAAATG CTGCTGTTTTTTCCCCTCCTGCTACTCATAACACCAATCAATGGCATGAGCGGCGTCGGTTGTCCCATGGGATGCGTCTGCAACGACGAAACATACGTGGTTCTGTGCGAAAGAAACAAACTAGACGTGCTACCAATCACCCTGAATCCAGCCATTCAAAGACTTGTGTTAaggaacaataaaattaaaacagtggATGCCGCGTTCCAGTTTTACAAAGACTTGCAATACGTCGATTTATCAAACAATCACTTGGTGAACATTCCGACCAAGAGCTTTATTTATCAAGAGAAGCTGCAGGAACTTCACttgaacaaaaacaaattgtcGTCGATTAATAACAAGACGTTTCAAGGCCTGAAATCGTTGACGGTTTTGAACTTGCGGGAAAACTTCCTGGAGGAGTTACCACAAGGTTTGTTCTCAATTATGCCCAAACTGGAGGAACTCAATCTTGGCCAGAACCGCATCTCGAAGATTGATCCTCTGGCCTTTGACGGGCTGACGGCACTAAGAGTACTCTACCTGGACGATAATGCCTTAAGCTCGGTACCCACTTCGTCGTTTAGTGTCCTGGGGAGTTTAGCTGAGCTACATGTGGGGCTAAATGCCTTTTCGTCGCTCCCTGATGATGCGTTCAAGGGACTTGGCAAATTGTCAGTGCTTGATTTGAGCAGTGCTGGGCTTTCGAATATGAGCAACAATGCCTTCCGTGGCTTAACTGGACTGAGGAGTTTAAATTTGGTTGATAATAAACTCCAACGTATTCCGACTGCTCAGTTGAGTCATTTGTCGAGGTTAGAAGAGTTAAGTATTGGTCAGAATGAGTTTACTACGGTGGAAAAGAACTCGTTTAAGGGTTTGAGCAACTTGCGGAAGTTGGATATAACTGGTGCTCCGAATTTGCAAAAAGTTGAGAAAGGTGCTTTTAGTGATAACCTGAACTTAGAATTTATCGTGTTAGCCAGTAATAAGAAGCTAGAAGAGTTGGAAGAAGGTGCACTTGTTGGTTTACCCAACTTGAAACACCTGGTCCTGAAGGACAATTCCTTCAAGGCTCTTTCGGAGTCAATGGTGTCTTGGAACGAGTTGAGGTCGCTGGAGATGACCGACAACCCTATAGTTTGCGACTGCCATTTGCTCTGGTTGAGCAATTTAATCTCGATGAAGAACTTGAGCAACGTTCAGTGTTCGATGCCTTTGGCGCTGCGCGAGCGCCCGCTGCGGACTCTGAGTCCGGACGACTTGGGGTGTTCGTTTCGAGACCCCCGGCAGCAGGCCATCCTGGTGACGTTGTGCGTGAGTGCGGTGGTGCTGTTGGGGGGCCTGGGGCTGTTCCTGTTCCGGTACCGGCAGCGCGTGCGCGAGGCCCTGAAGGACTACAAGTGGAACAAGCGGGCCATCAGCCGGAAGGAGCACGAGTACCAGAAGACCTTCTCCGACGATGACTACATCGTGCGCTCGGCCCAGCAGGGCATCAAGCCGATCCCGGTGACGGAGTTGTAG